In Syntrophales bacterium, a single window of DNA contains:
- a CDS encoding N-acetyltransferase family protein has protein sequence MKLEMELLSPDHGRPVIDIFNHYIEHTFAAFLENPVPYAFFNVLLKTAEGYPSAAVKTETGDVIGFGFLRSHSPIPTMAGTAEISYFLHPDHCGRGVGGILLNHLLDAAVLKGIHTVLAAVAAVNEPSLRFHRSHEFTECGRFREVFRKKGRLVDTVWMQRMLADGK, from the coding sequence ATGAAGCTGGAAATGGAACTCCTGTCGCCGGATCACGGCCGGCCGGTCATCGACATCTTCAATCACTACATCGAACACACCTTTGCCGCGTTCCTTGAAAACCCGGTTCCCTATGCCTTCTTCAACGTTCTGCTCAAGACGGCGGAGGGCTATCCCTCCGCTGCCGTGAAGACGGAGACGGGGGATGTCATCGGATTCGGGTTTCTGCGTTCGCACAGCCCGATCCCGACCATGGCGGGGACGGCGGAGATCTCCTATTTCCTGCATCCCGATCACTGCGGCCGCGGCGTCGGTGGAATCCTGCTGAACCATCTCCTGGATGCCGCCGTGCTGAAGGGCATCCATACCGTCCTGGCGGCCGTTGCGGCGGTCAACGAGCCGAGCCTCCGGTTTCACCGCAGCCACGAGTTCACCGAGTGCGGCCGGTTTCGCGAGGTCTTCCGGAAGAAGGGACGCCTTGTGGACACCGTGTGGATGCAGCGCATGCTGGCAGACGGAAAATGA
- a CDS encoding peptidylprolyl isomerase, with protein sequence MAMKQWDRPPEMLIDPDRKYRGKIETARGVIEIEFYPQHAPLTVNNFVFLAREGFYDGVVFHRVIPDFVIQGGDPTGTGRGGPGYRFEDECEGNPLIHERGVLSMANAGPGTNGSQFFITHSPQPHLNGMHTVFGKVVAGLDVIDAIRQGDRMDRVTIIESE encoded by the coding sequence ATGGCCATGAAGCAATGGGACCGTCCGCCGGAGATGCTGATCGACCCAGACCGGAAATACCGTGGAAAGATCGAGACCGCGCGGGGGGTCATCGAGATTGAGTTCTATCCGCAGCATGCCCCGCTCACCGTGAACAACTTCGTCTTTCTGGCCCGCGAGGGCTTTTATGACGGGGTGGTGTTTCACCGGGTCATTCCCGATTTCGTGATCCAGGGGGGCGATCCCACCGGCACCGGCCGGGGCGGACCGGGATACCGCTTCGAGGACGAGTGTGAGGGAAACCCACTGATCCATGAGAGGGGTGTTCTCTCCATGGCCAATGCCGGCCCCGGCACGAACGGCAGCCAGTTTTTCATCACCCACTCACCGCAGCCCCACCTGAACGGAATGCACACGGTATTCGGGAAAGTCGTGGCGGGACTGGACGTCATCGACGCGATCCGCCAGGGCGACCGGATGGATCGGGTCACCATCATCGAAAGCGAATGA